A single genomic interval of Koleobacter methoxysyntrophicus harbors:
- a CDS encoding M23 family metallopeptidase, which yields MRLKSAKLPFKVQNKSLYLVIGLCIIAIIATGVWAVKSSPEKGPDKTDKNVSFLKEQIGAVEQEKLEQKEIEKKQTSKEENGLKQADKQASQEAAMEETGFKTAAESQIEESSTQRPSAQKKNQEGVNAESQPVLKVNLNTMVQPVLGKVIVDYAVDRLVYSNTLEQWQTHPGIDIAADEGTPVKAVLPGTIVDVTCDPRLGNLIVIEHGDGIKTKYGNLLSAGLVEKGEYVNKGDVIGAVGRSARFESADPPHLHFEIEQDGKPVDPHNYLPKIE from the coding sequence TTGAGATTAAAGTCTGCCAAACTGCCATTCAAAGTACAGAATAAAAGTCTGTATTTAGTCATAGGGTTATGTATTATAGCAATAATAGCTACAGGTGTATGGGCTGTTAAAAGCTCTCCCGAAAAAGGTCCAGATAAAACAGACAAAAATGTTTCCTTTTTAAAAGAACAGATAGGGGCTGTCGAGCAGGAAAAACTTGAACAGAAGGAAATAGAGAAAAAACAAACGTCAAAAGAAGAAAACGGGCTTAAGCAGGCAGATAAACAGGCATCACAAGAAGCGGCGATGGAAGAGACAGGCTTTAAAACTGCTGCAGAAAGCCAAATAGAGGAAAGCAGTACACAAAGGCCTTCAGCTCAAAAGAAGAACCAGGAAGGAGTGAATGCTGAATCTCAACCGGTGTTAAAGGTAAATTTAAACACAATGGTACAACCGGTTCTAGGAAAGGTTATAGTGGACTATGCTGTAGACAGACTGGTTTATTCCAATACCCTGGAGCAGTGGCAGACCCATCCAGGGATAGATATAGCAGCCGATGAAGGAACCCCTGTGAAAGCAGTGCTTCCCGGGACCATCGTTGATGTAACCTGCGATCCCCGCCTGGGAAACCTGATTGTAATCGAGCACGGGGACGGAATAAAAACAAAATACGGTAATCTCCTATCGGCTGGATTGGTAGAAAAAGGAGAATATGTAAATAAAGGAGATGTAATTGGAGCCGTTGGCCGGAGTGCAAGATTTGAAAGCGCCGACCCGCCCCATCTCCATTTTGAAATCGAACAGGATGGTAAACCGGTTGACCCCCATAATTATCTGCCTAAAATAGAATAA
- the spoIIID gene encoding sporulation transcriptional regulator SpoIIID — translation MKDYMRRRILETAKYMLETKATVRKAAKVFGVSKSTVHKDMTERLKRINSQLAEEVKKVLEFNKAERHIRGGRATKRKYQNTLT, via the coding sequence ATGAAGGATTACATGAGAAGAAGGATTCTTGAGACAGCTAAATATATGCTGGAAACAAAAGCTACCGTCAGAAAAGCTGCCAAGGTTTTTGGTGTAAGCAAGAGTACAGTCCATAAGGATATGACAGAGAGGCTTAAAAGAATTAATTCACAGCTTGCCGAAGAAGTAAAAAAGGTACTTGAATTTAATAAAGCCGAAAGGCATATAAGGGGAGGCCGTGCTACAAAGCGTAAATATCAAAATACTTTAACTTAA
- a CDS encoding rod shape-determining protein: MFGFLAADIGIDLGTASVLVYVKGKGVVLQEPSVVAIEKDTQKILAVGEEARRMIGRTPGNITAVRPLKDGVIADYDVTEMMLKYFIGKICGKRLLLRPRIMVCIPTGVTTVEKRAVLEATQSAGARKVYLIEEPVAAAIGAGLDISKPYGNMVVDIGGGTTDVAVLSLGNIVYSQSIRVAGDKFDEALVRYIRKEYNIMIGERTAEELKINVGTAFPKERSESMEIRGRNLVTGLPKNIIITSEETYKAMEEPIQAVIDCIFHVLENTPPELSADISERGIVMTGGGSLLNGLDKLISERTQIPVHVAEDAISCVAVGTGKALEHLDKLEPSLITYKK, from the coding sequence ATGTTCGGATTTCTGGCCGCAGATATAGGTATTGATTTAGGCACGGCAAGTGTTTTAGTCTACGTTAAGGGAAAAGGTGTTGTACTACAAGAACCTTCGGTTGTTGCTATAGAAAAGGATACCCAAAAAATCCTGGCCGTTGGGGAAGAAGCCAGGCGGATGATCGGAAGGACCCCGGGGAATATAACTGCTGTTCGCCCCTTAAAGGACGGAGTTATTGCTGATTATGATGTTACGGAAATGATGCTTAAATACTTCATAGGCAAGATATGCGGCAAGAGACTGCTTCTGCGGCCCCGCATAATGGTATGCATCCCCACAGGAGTAACCACCGTAGAAAAGAGGGCTGTCCTTGAGGCCACCCAAAGCGCCGGTGCAAGGAAGGTGTACCTTATTGAAGAACCCGTGGCAGCGGCTATCGGGGCAGGCCTTGACATTTCAAAACCCTATGGCAATATGGTGGTAGACATCGGTGGTGGTACAACGGATGTTGCGGTTTTGTCCCTGGGCAATATAGTCTACAGTCAGTCTATAAGGGTTGCAGGGGACAAATTTGATGAGGCTCTGGTAAGATACATACGCAAGGAATACAATATTATGATCGGGGAGCGAACGGCAGAAGAACTTAAAATTAATGTAGGAACGGCTTTTCCCAAGGAACGTAGCGAGTCTATGGAAATAAGAGGAAGAAACCTTGTGACAGGGCTGCCAAAAAACATAATAATTACTTCTGAAGAAACTTATAAAGCTATGGAGGAACCAATACAGGCGGTTATTGATTGTATTTTTCATGTTTTAGAAAACACCCCTCCTGAATTGTCGGCTGATATCAGTGAAAGGGGGATTGTTATGACGGGAGGAGGGTCTCTACTGAACGGGCTTGATAAGCTCATCAGTGAACGAACCCAGATTCCGGTCCACGTAGCAGAAGATGCCATATCTTGCGTTGCCGTAGGAACGGGGAAGGCTCTGGAACACCTGGACAAGCTTGAACCGAGTTTGATAACCTATAAAAAATGA
- the flgF gene encoding flagellar basal-body rod protein FlgF yields the protein MIRGLYTSASGMLSESIRTDVISNNIANVNTTGFKKELTILKAAPEMRIHRLNDTRDLPPLRIDLKPFIGNLGTGVRVDETFTSFEQGQIVHTGNKHHLALMGDGFFAVMDGEGNIDYTRDGSFTVNRDGFLVTKEGRYVLGQQGPVQIPEGDLVITERGEIRVNGQLIDTVAVVDFPEKTALEKIGDNLFRQNEASGEPFLVQSQVIQESLERSNVNSVTEMVNLITAMRAYEANQRSIHAHDETLGKAVNDVGRLG from the coding sequence ATGATAAGAGGGCTTTATACTTCCGCTTCTGGGATGCTTTCCGAGTCAATAAGGACCGATGTAATTTCAAATAATATTGCCAATGTAAACACAACGGGTTTCAAAAAGGAGTTAACCATTTTAAAAGCTGCCCCCGAAATGCGTATACACAGGTTAAATGATACGAGAGACCTTCCGCCATTGAGAATAGACCTGAAGCCCTTTATCGGCAATCTGGGTACGGGGGTGCGGGTTGATGAAACCTTTACTTCCTTTGAACAGGGGCAGATAGTACATACTGGCAATAAGCACCATTTGGCATTGATGGGAGACGGTTTTTTTGCTGTTATGGACGGAGAAGGCAATATTGACTATACCCGGGATGGAAGCTTTACCGTTAACCGGGACGGTTTCCTTGTTACCAAAGAGGGCCGGTATGTTTTAGGACAGCAGGGCCCCGTACAAATTCCGGAAGGGGACCTGGTTATAACCGAAAGGGGAGAAATAAGGGTTAACGGGCAGCTGATAGATACCGTAGCTGTGGTAGATTTCCCGGAGAAGACCGCCCTTGAAAAGATAGGGGACAACCTCTTCAGGCAGAATGAGGCTTCAGGGGAACCCTTTCTTGTTCAAAGTCAGGTTATTCAAGAAAGCCTTGAAAGGTCAAATGTCAATTCAGTTACAGAGATGGTCAACCTTATAACTGCTATGAGGGCATATGAAGCCAATCAGAGAAGCATCCATGCCCATGATGAAACCCTGGGTAAGGCGGTTAATGATGTTGGCAGACTCGGATAA
- the flgG gene encoding flagellar basal-body rod protein FlgG — translation MMRSLWSAASGMLGQQMNVDVIANNLANVNTSGFKKSRLEFKDLLYETLKRTNIYEDGRGNPVGIQVGHGVRPSATARLFTQGNIQNTGNPFDLAIEGDGFFVVELPDGSRAYTRDGAFKLTLSDFDRKLVTSEGYKVLSADEDEIIIYEELENITIAEDGTITGLNEDGEIEEIGKIAIAKFTNPAGLEAIGKNLYVETAASGEARIKVDDDEPGYGTILQYFLEMSNVQVVEEMVNLITAQRAYEVSSKAVQTSDEMLAQANNLRR, via the coding sequence ATGATGCGTTCATTATGGTCGGCAGCTTCTGGAATGCTGGGCCAGCAGATGAATGTGGATGTTATTGCCAATAACCTTGCAAATGTTAATACCAGCGGCTTTAAAAAGAGCAGGCTGGAATTTAAAGACCTTTTATATGAAACATTAAAGAGAACTAATATCTATGAGGATGGTCGGGGCAACCCGGTGGGGATCCAGGTAGGCCATGGTGTCAGGCCTTCGGCAACGGCCAGACTCTTCACTCAGGGGAATATCCAGAATACGGGCAATCCCTTTGACCTGGCCATTGAGGGAGACGGATTCTTTGTAGTAGAGCTTCCTGATGGCTCAAGGGCATATACCAGAGACGGAGCTTTTAAACTTACCCTCTCGGATTTTGACAGGAAGCTGGTTACATCCGAAGGGTACAAGGTCCTCAGTGCTGATGAAGACGAGATAATCATTTACGAGGAACTGGAGAATATAACTATTGCTGAAGACGGGACCATTACGGGGTTGAATGAAGACGGTGAAATTGAAGAAATTGGGAAAATTGCCATAGCCAAATTTACCAACCCTGCAGGTCTTGAGGCCATAGGCAAAAACCTTTACGTTGAAACGGCTGCTTCAGGGGAAGCCCGAATAAAGGTAGATGATGATGAACCTGGATACGGCACCATTCTTCAGTATTTTCTGGAGATGTCAAATGTGCAGGTGGTAGAAGAGATGGTAAATCTCATTACAGCTCAAAGGGCATATGAAGTCAGCTCAAAGGCGGTTCAAACATCCGATGAAATGCTTGCACAGGCAAACAATCTCAGGAGATAA
- a CDS encoding rod-binding protein yields the protein MKTTSIDDINLNEGIRGILKDRGTDPAVFKEALDRAVKSREKEELMKVCREFESIFINMLMKQMRATIPKSDFLNRGIDREIFESMFDEEVSKEMAKGGGIGLAREIYRSLVAQIDRKV from the coding sequence GTGAAAACGACTTCCATTGATGATATAAATTTAAATGAGGGAATCAGGGGGATATTAAAGGACAGGGGCACAGATCCTGCTGTGTTTAAAGAAGCCCTAGATAGGGCTGTTAAGTCCAGAGAGAAAGAAGAGCTGATGAAGGTTTGCAGGGAATTCGAGTCGATTTTTATAAATATGCTTATGAAACAGATGAGGGCAACCATCCCAAAATCGGATTTTTTAAATAGGGGCATTGACAGGGAGATTTTCGAATCCATGTTTGATGAAGAGGTTTCAAAGGAAATGGCGAAAGGTGGGGGAATAGGTCTTGCCCGGGAAATATATCGTTCCCTGGTAGCACAAATTGATAGAAAGGTATAA
- the tnpA gene encoding IS200/IS605 family transposase, which translates to MPVNKGRGYVYYLRCHIVFCTKYRHKVIEGPVETRLKEMFQSLAKLHKFEIVTMEVMPDHVHILVDCAPQHYLPDILKALKGNTARFLFKEFPALKKKLWGGHLWNPSYFAASVGENTEEAVKKYVESQKEGGEIG; encoded by the coding sequence ATGCCAGTCAATAAAGGGCGTGGTTACGTATATTATTTGCGCTGCCACATAGTCTTCTGCACCAAATACCGCCACAAGGTAATCGAAGGTCCGGTAGAAACCAGATTAAAAGAGATGTTTCAGTCGCTGGCAAAGCTCCATAAATTCGAGATCGTTACGATGGAAGTGATGCCGGACCATGTGCATATCCTAGTGGACTGCGCGCCCCAGCACTATCTTCCAGATATTTTGAAGGCATTAAAAGGCAACACGGCACGCTTTTTGTTCAAAGAATTTCCCGCCCTCAAAAAGAAGCTGTGGGGCGGGCACCTCTGGAACCCGTCGTACTTCGCGGCCAGCGTCGGCGAAAACACCGAAGAAGCGGTCAAGAAGTACGTCGAGTCGCAAAAAGAGGGTGGAGAAATTGGCTGA
- the tnpB gene encoding IS200/IS605 family element RNA-guided endonuclease TnpB, producing the protein MNKAYKVRLYPLPEQEVQFSKTFGCARWVYNHFLERHNEIYKVEKRYLSYSECSEMLTQIKAAPGTEWLAEVDKFALQNSLKDLDAAFVNYFEGRAGYPRFKSKRGSKQSYQTNYTNGNIRVDRERRLLRLPKVGWVRYAADGREIPGSIVNVTVTWTPSGKYFASVLCQVVVEPLQPADKETGIDMGIKKFAILSTGEVIENPKYYIKAQKKLARLQRALSKKKKGSKNREKERLKVARQQEKVANQRRDFQHKLSKRLVVENQVISMEDLRIKNMVKNRKLAKAISDAGWGEFQRMVEYKSAWYGRAFVKVDPFYPSSKLCEKCGTKNAMLTLSDREWQCPECGAIHDRDLNAARNILAEGKRILAG; encoded by the coding sequence ATCAACAAAGCATATAAAGTGCGCTTGTATCCCCTGCCGGAGCAGGAGGTGCAGTTCAGCAAGACTTTCGGCTGCGCCCGCTGGGTGTACAACCATTTTCTGGAGCGGCATAACGAAATATACAAAGTCGAAAAGCGTTACTTGAGTTACAGCGAGTGTTCGGAGATGCTCACCCAGATCAAGGCCGCGCCCGGCACCGAATGGCTTGCCGAAGTGGACAAGTTCGCCCTGCAGAACAGCCTCAAAGACCTGGATGCCGCCTTTGTAAACTACTTCGAAGGCCGGGCCGGGTATCCCAGGTTCAAGAGCAAGCGCGGGTCGAAGCAGTCCTACCAGACCAACTACACGAACGGCAACATCCGCGTCGATAGGGAGCGCCGTTTGCTCAGACTGCCGAAAGTGGGCTGGGTGAGATACGCTGCCGACGGTCGGGAGATTCCCGGCAGCATAGTCAACGTCACGGTTACCTGGACGCCCTCCGGCAAATATTTCGCCTCGGTGCTGTGCCAGGTAGTCGTAGAGCCGCTGCAGCCGGCAGACAAAGAGACCGGCATCGACATGGGCATCAAAAAGTTCGCCATCCTTTCGACCGGAGAGGTAATTGAAAACCCGAAATACTATATCAAGGCGCAAAAGAAATTAGCCAGGCTGCAGCGCGCTCTTTCGAAGAAAAAGAAAGGCTCTAAGAACCGCGAGAAAGAGCGGCTGAAGGTGGCCCGGCAGCAGGAGAAAGTCGCGAACCAGCGCAGGGATTTCCAGCACAAGCTCTCCAAAAGGCTGGTGGTCGAGAACCAAGTCATCAGCATGGAGGACTTGCGGATAAAGAACATGGTCAAGAACCGCAAGCTGGCGAAGGCCATATCCGACGCCGGCTGGGGCGAATTTCAGCGCATGGTGGAGTACAAGTCAGCCTGGTACGGCAGGGCATTTGTTAAAGTTGACCCTTTCTACCCGTCATCCAAGCTGTGCGAAAAATGCGGGACGAAGAACGCCATGCTGACCCTTTCCGACCGCGAGTGGCAGTGCCCGGAGTGCGGAGCAATCCACGACCGGGACTTGAACGCGGCGCGGAACATTTTGGCCGAAGGTAAGCGAATACTGGCCGGTTAG
- a CDS encoding phosphodiester glycosidase family protein encodes MDVMTDCGPQSVYTMEVNPKNKYLKILPVLAHDEVFGFEEVSSMAGRKRAFAAVNGGFFKEYGQPVGMVMIDGRLITPPTGETPVLCITKNGNAFLRELNFHGYLKVNNSTITIDGLNRLQQQDEVVLFTRDFGYSTRAGLPTLNLIIQDGMVKEILDASEPIRIPADSMVLSFTGTARERLPQGIKEGDLAEFFYTVTPVSEPIKQAFEAGPWLVKDGKVIARDREIRVGVTNVPAPRTAVGIKGDGKVVFVVVDGRQSHSRGMTHKQLAEFLLNIGIVNGAALDGGGSSTMYYNGKVVNRPSLGRERKIGGSICILFTGKRK; translated from the coding sequence ATGGACGTAATGACAGACTGCGGCCCTCAATCGGTCTATACAATGGAGGTCAATCCGAAAAATAAATATCTCAAGATACTTCCCGTACTAGCCCATGATGAGGTCTTCGGTTTTGAAGAGGTTTCATCTATGGCCGGGAGAAAAAGGGCTTTTGCAGCGGTTAATGGGGGCTTTTTCAAAGAATACGGACAGCCCGTAGGGATGGTTATGATAGATGGCAGGCTTATTACACCGCCTACAGGGGAAACGCCGGTCCTTTGCATAACGAAGAACGGCAACGCATTTTTAAGAGAACTAAATTTTCACGGATATTTAAAGGTAAATAATTCAACAATAACTATAGATGGCTTAAACAGGCTTCAGCAGCAGGACGAGGTTGTTCTTTTTACCCGTGATTTCGGTTACTCTACAAGGGCCGGCCTTCCTACCCTTAACCTCATAATACAGGATGGCATGGTAAAGGAAATCCTGGATGCTTCTGAACCTATCAGGATTCCGGCGGATTCGATGGTCCTGTCCTTTACGGGAACTGCCAGGGAAAGGTTACCCCAGGGGATAAAAGAAGGGGATTTGGCAGAATTTTTTTATACTGTAACACCGGTATCAGAACCCATAAAACAGGCTTTTGAAGCAGGGCCATGGTTGGTTAAAGACGGTAAGGTTATTGCCAGGGATAGAGAAATCAGAGTAGGAGTGACAAATGTGCCTGCTCCGAGAACTGCCGTTGGCATAAAAGGGGACGGAAAGGTAGTATTCGTTGTAGTGGATGGGAGGCAATCCCACAGCAGGGGCATGACCCATAAACAGCTGGCAGAATTCCTTTTAAACATCGGTATTGTTAACGGGGCTGCCCTGGATGGTGGGGGTTCCTCCACAATGTATTATAACGGTAAGGTAGTGAACCGGCCTTCCCTAGGAAGGGAGCGGAAAATAGGGGGGAGTATATGTATATTGTTCACCGGCAAACGAAAATAA
- the fabZ gene encoding 3-hydroxyacyl-ACP dehydratase FabZ: MLQNIDVQKIIPHRYPFLLVDRILEMEPGVRAVGIKNVTINEPFFQGHFPGNPIMPGVLIVEALAQVGAAALLSVEENRGKLGIFTGIDKLRFRKQVIPGDQLRLEVQVLKIKGPMGKAKASAAVNGEIAAEGELMFALVENRT, encoded by the coding sequence ATGCTTCAAAATATTGATGTGCAAAAAATAATACCACACAGATATCCCTTTTTGCTGGTAGACAGAATCCTGGAAATGGAGCCCGGGGTAAGGGCCGTAGGAATAAAAAACGTAACTATAAATGAACCTTTTTTCCAGGGCCATTTCCCTGGTAATCCCATAATGCCGGGAGTTCTAATAGTTGAAGCCCTGGCTCAGGTTGGGGCGGCAGCTTTGTTATCCGTAGAAGAAAACAGGGGCAAACTGGGTATATTTACCGGTATTGATAAACTGCGTTTCAGGAAACAGGTTATCCCCGGTGATCAGCTGCGGCTGGAAGTTCAGGTTTTGAAAATCAAAGGCCCTATGGGGAAAGCAAAGGCTTCCGCAGCGGTAAATGGCGAAATAGCTGCCGAAGGTGAGCTGATGTTCGCTCTGGTAGAAAATAGGACTTGA
- a CDS encoding TVP38/TMEM64 family protein produces MTKQEIEDNFHHNSYNSRWLRYIIRLILGAGILLLLFLIFDHFNIIRYFAPDNIRGLHKWINRFGTIGPVIYISLIAFAAVFFIPSLPLAIIGGIMYGPVLGTLYVSLGSTLGASVAFLISRYAARSLIEQIFKNNPILHRIDKGVQEKGWKMLILTRFVPVIPFHVQNYIYGLTKIDFFTYIILTWLCLLPGVVIYVMAGGLVLKFLRSLEKIRGYLRFFLT; encoded by the coding sequence ATGACAAAGCAGGAGATAGAGGACAATTTTCACCACAATTCATATAACAGCCGCTGGCTAAGGTACATAATCCGGTTAATTCTAGGGGCAGGTATTTTGCTGCTGTTATTTTTAATCTTCGACCATTTCAATATTATCCGGTACTTCGCTCCTGACAATATAAGAGGCTTACATAAATGGATAAATCGATTTGGAACAATCGGCCCTGTTATATATATATCACTAATTGCATTTGCAGCCGTATTTTTTATCCCCAGTTTACCTTTAGCAATAATAGGAGGGATTATGTATGGGCCTGTTCTGGGGACCCTTTATGTTTCATTAGGATCAACCCTCGGTGCTTCGGTGGCTTTCCTTATATCCAGATATGCTGCCAGGTCGCTGATAGAACAGATTTTTAAGAATAATCCAATTCTACACAGAATAGATAAAGGGGTACAGGAGAAAGGATGGAAGATGCTTATATTAACCCGGTTTGTTCCAGTTATCCCGTTTCACGTGCAGAATTATATATACGGCTTAACAAAAATAGATTTCTTTACTTATATAATTTTAACGTGGTTATGTCTGCTCCCGGGTGTGGTAATTTATGTTATGGCCGGAGGATTGGTTCTTAAGTTCCTTAGAAGCCTGGAAAAGATCAGGGGATATTTGCGTTTTTTCTTAACGTGA
- a CDS encoding CDP-alcohol phosphatidyltransferase family protein — protein sequence MLDTHARKYIQPFFDGLARLFFKLGVSPDTLTIFAFVLGLLSAVLLLAGYAAAALIILWISGILDVTDGSLARLTRASSKWGAVMDLIFDRTVETAIIIAFAFIDPPTRLPFVFLLSSIIFSFSIFLTVGALVGKKGEKAFYYQAGLAERTETFIFFSLMFVFPYWRIFFIVIFTIMIYITGCQRLYEAYRYFKLNTEDNLHSD from the coding sequence ATGCTGGATACCCATGCCAGAAAGTACATTCAGCCCTTTTTTGACGGGCTGGCCCGTTTATTTTTTAAATTGGGGGTATCCCCTGATACCCTTACTATATTTGCTTTTGTTTTAGGGTTGTTAAGCGCAGTTCTCCTTTTGGCCGGTTATGCTGCCGCAGCATTAATTATATTGTGGATTTCAGGAATTCTGGATGTAACCGATGGCTCCCTTGCCCGTTTAACCAGGGCTTCTTCAAAATGGGGAGCTGTGATGGATCTGATCTTCGACAGGACCGTTGAAACGGCTATTATAATAGCCTTTGCTTTTATAGATCCCCCTACACGATTGCCCTTTGTCTTTCTTTTGAGTTCAATAATCTTCTCCTTTTCTATTTTTTTGACGGTAGGGGCTTTAGTAGGGAAGAAGGGAGAAAAGGCGTTTTATTATCAGGCCGGTTTAGCCGAAAGGACCGAGACCTTTATATTCTTTTCCCTGATGTTTGTATTTCCTTACTGGAGGATATTTTTTATTGTAATATTCACGATAATGATATATATTACAGGTTGTCAGCGCCTTTATGAGGCCTATAGGTATTTTAAATTAAACACAGAGGATAATCTGCATTCCGATTAG
- a CDS encoding YeeE/YedE thiosulfate transporter family protein, producing MSKPIKLANNRKSKKNGINQVPYAVLLFLFIIVTGIKAYNNSTELAVYWFFGILFGFIIEKSRFCFTACFRDPILVGTTSILKAVLVALFITTPGFGIIQYRNMIAGNGIAGMIAPVGLHTVFGAILFGIGMVIAGGCASGTLVRIGEGFLMQIITLVGFIIGVLWGAHDFGWWSKLFISPSCTIHIPQFAGWYGAVFGQMAVLGFLYFLAEKYERKLFNN from the coding sequence ATGTCAAAGCCTATCAAACTGGCAAATAACCGTAAATCAAAAAAGAATGGGATTAACCAGGTCCCTTATGCAGTATTATTATTTTTATTTATTATCGTTACGGGAATTAAGGCTTATAACAACTCTACCGAACTTGCTGTATACTGGTTTTTCGGTATCTTATTCGGGTTTATCATAGAAAAGTCCAGATTCTGTTTTACAGCCTGTTTTAGGGACCCTATTCTCGTTGGCACTACATCCATATTAAAGGCAGTTTTAGTGGCTCTTTTCATAACTACCCCCGGTTTTGGAATAATCCAGTACAGGAATATGATAGCAGGAAACGGGATTGCAGGGATGATTGCCCCTGTTGGGCTACACACCGTTTTTGGTGCAATCCTCTTTGGGATAGGAATGGTAATAGCAGGGGGATGTGCCAGCGGAACCCTTGTTAGGATAGGAGAAGGGTTTTTAATGCAGATTATTACACTGGTGGGTTTTATAATAGGCGTCCTGTGGGGTGCCCATGATTTTGGCTGGTGGAGTAAACTCTTTATTTCACCATCGTGTACCATTCATATTCCTCAATTTGCGGGATGGTACGGTGCTGTATTTGGGCAGATGGCTGTTCTAGGATTCCTTTATTTTTTAGCAGAAAAATATGAGCGCAAGTTATTTAATAACTAA
- a CDS encoding sulfurtransferase TusA family protein, with protein sequence MAVVRLDCLHEPCPIPLLKGLKMLETMKPRDVLVLLTDHNCATSNVLDWARKKGYNIKLEDLGGGEWEIYIEKTR encoded by the coding sequence ATGGCTGTAGTAAGGCTTGATTGTTTGCATGAACCCTGTCCCATTCCTCTTTTAAAAGGCCTTAAAATGCTGGAGACTATGAAACCAAGAGATGTTCTGGTTCTGCTGACAGATCATAATTGTGCTACCAGCAATGTTTTAGACTGGGCAAGGAAGAAAGGATATAATATAAAACTTGAGGATTTAGGTGGCGGTGAATGGGAAATATATATAGAAAAAACTCGATAG
- a CDS encoding YeeE/YedE thiosulfate transporter family protein yields the protein MNIFKISLNYLTGGILLGILNIILFALTGEPWRITTGFLLWGAWIIKAFGGQPENWEYFKDLQLVEGLNDSFFTNNLSLLALGMVCGSLLAVLLASHFKMKKIKSWRYFITALLGGIIMGYGTRIAFGCNIGAFFSAIPSMSLHGWVFGIFIFVGAWIGCKILVRFLV from the coding sequence TTGAATATTTTTAAAATAAGCCTGAATTACCTTACAGGAGGAATATTATTAGGGATATTGAATATAATCCTTTTTGCCCTTACAGGCGAGCCCTGGAGAATAACCACAGGTTTTTTGCTCTGGGGGGCATGGATAATTAAGGCTTTCGGAGGACAGCCGGAAAATTGGGAGTATTTTAAAGATCTCCAGCTTGTTGAAGGCTTAAATGACTCCTTTTTTACTAATAATCTTTCACTATTAGCCCTCGGAATGGTATGTGGATCACTGCTTGCCGTTCTGCTGGCTTCCCACTTTAAGATGAAAAAAATTAAATCATGGCGGTATTTTATTACAGCATTGTTAGGTGGAATAATAATGGGTTACGGTACCAGGATTGCTTTTGGCTGTAATATAGGGGCTTTTTTTAGTGCAATTCCCTCTATGTCCCTTCATGGATGGGTATTCGGCATCTTTATTTTTGTAGGGGCATGGATAGGTTGTAAAATCTTAGTCAGGTTTTTAGTATAA